In Brevibacillus brevis, a genomic segment contains:
- the ccsB gene encoding c-type cytochrome biogenesis protein CcsB, with product MQLIQLSDWLLDIAFLLYVLSSVVFVVAVTGKKWAGRDPHVHEARFGRIAYVMAVIGFLAQTGYVVTRWIGGGHSPTSNMFEFMAFLDFCIILAYLIIYRIYKLTVIGAFVLPLGVIMLAYSYVFPKEVTPLIPSLQSYWLHIHVTTAALGEGILAVGFAAGLMYLIRTVPQHVSTRSTKWLEVVLAVVLMLVGFIGMESTFARLDQKTIFEMNKAQPNALGQMEKPQAVYTMPAIVAPADSTVIQAGPMSPLFTAPTWMEGKDAARKLNTMLWSIITGVILYGVLRLLFRKRLGAIIQPSVEGIEPELLDEISYRAISIGYPVFTLGALIFAMIWAQEAWGRFWGWDPKEVWALIVWLFYSAYLHLRLSRGWIGAKSAWMSVIGFVIILITLVVVNLVIAGLHSYAGV from the coding sequence CGTCGTAGCGGTGACGGGGAAGAAATGGGCGGGGCGCGATCCCCACGTGCACGAAGCGCGTTTTGGCCGCATTGCATACGTGATGGCGGTCATCGGTTTTTTGGCCCAGACCGGATATGTCGTGACCCGCTGGATCGGGGGCGGGCATAGTCCCACCAGCAACATGTTCGAGTTCATGGCATTCCTGGACTTCTGTATTATTCTCGCCTATCTGATTATTTACAGGATTTACAAGCTGACAGTGATCGGTGCTTTCGTCCTGCCGCTCGGGGTCATCATGCTGGCGTACTCGTACGTGTTCCCGAAGGAAGTCACGCCGCTCATCCCTTCGCTGCAAAGCTATTGGCTGCACATCCATGTAACGACAGCGGCATTGGGAGAAGGAATTCTGGCGGTCGGATTTGCAGCAGGTCTCATGTACCTGATTCGCACAGTCCCGCAACATGTCTCCACCAGGAGCACGAAATGGCTGGAAGTGGTTTTGGCCGTCGTACTGATGCTGGTGGGCTTTATCGGAATGGAATCTACATTCGCCCGCTTGGATCAAAAGACGATCTTTGAAATGAACAAGGCGCAGCCGAACGCGCTAGGGCAAATGGAGAAGCCGCAAGCCGTCTACACCATGCCGGCGATCGTGGCGCCAGCCGATTCCACTGTCATTCAGGCAGGACCGATGTCTCCGCTGTTTACGGCACCTACCTGGATGGAAGGCAAAGATGCCGCTCGCAAACTGAATACGATGCTGTGGTCGATCATTACGGGCGTGATCCTTTACGGAGTCTTGCGCTTGCTCTTCCGCAAGAGGCTGGGGGCGATCATTCAGCCGTCCGTAGAAGGGATCGAGCCGGAATTGCTGGATGAGATCAGCTACCGTGCGATCAGCATCGGCTACCCAGTCTTCACGCTGGGAGCCCTCATCTTCGCCATGATTTGGGCGCAAGAGGCATGGGGACGCTTCTGGGGCTGGGATCCAAAAGAGGTATGGGCGTTGATCGTCTGGCTGTTTTACAGCGCATATCTGCATTTGCGCCTGTCGCGCGGCTGGATTGGTGCAAAGTCAGCCTGGATGTCCGTCATCGGTTTTGTCATCATCTTGATCACGCTGGTCGTAGTCAACCTGGTCATTGCCGGTTTGCACTCCTACGCAGGCGTCTAA